A single window of Rhodococcus jostii RHA1 DNA harbors:
- a CDS encoding DUF6764 family protein, with product MLAVSTPVTSTASVSRTRISTLFGRRLARVGAAMAVGLGVAAGISVAGAGVAGAAPVNCVSPPSANDVQVSDTASCGAKASEAGVAHAMAADSGTAVSVANGHSGATTYANGYGTSLGASTGSGQAYALALGGGIARSGAADGTTTVAIAGWGSGATADANGVDCVGALSLAFNVNTGQVCAMR from the coding sequence ATGCTCGCTGTCTCCACGCCCGTCACCTCGACCGCCTCGGTATCTCGTACTCGTATCTCGACTCTGTTCGGCCGACGGCTGGCACGCGTGGGAGCGGCTATGGCCGTGGGTCTGGGCGTCGCGGCGGGAATCTCGGTGGCCGGTGCGGGCGTCGCCGGTGCCGCCCCCGTCAACTGTGTCTCCCCGCCGTCGGCCAACGACGTCCAGGTGTCGGACACCGCGAGTTGCGGCGCCAAGGCGTCCGAGGCCGGCGTTGCCCACGCGATGGCCGCGGACAGCGGCACCGCGGTGAGTGTCGCCAACGGACACAGCGGCGCCACGACGTACGCCAACGGATACGGAACGTCGCTCGGTGCGTCGACCGGCTCGGGTCAGGCCTACGCGCTCGCGCTCGGCGGTGGCATCGCTCGCTCCGGTGCGGCCGACGGCACCACCACCGTCGCGATCGCCGGCTGGGGTTCGGGCGCGACTGCCGATGCGAACGGCGTCGACTGCGTCGGTGCCCTGTCCCTCGCGTTCAACGTGAACACCGGCCAGGTCTGCGCGATGCGCTGA
- a CDS encoding HAD-IIA family hydrolase — protein sequence MAGVEGVLLDIDGVLVTSWHPIDGAAAAVREVRERGLACAYLTNTTSRTCDEIADALRSAGIEADSGEIVTAARLTAEYVRSTYPGARAWVLNSGDIVADLSGIELDDEDPEVVILGGAGPEFTHDALSRVVELMLDGVPVVAMHRATTWATHDGLRIDTGTYLPGMEEVAGTNVVSVGKPSLAAFLTATDLMGTEPDVTVMVGDDLTNDVLAAQRVGLTGVLVRTGKFRQSVLDLAPQRPDHVVDSVAQLPKLLDELA from the coding sequence ATGGCTGGGGTCGAGGGTGTCCTGCTCGATATAGACGGGGTTCTGGTTACTTCGTGGCATCCGATCGACGGGGCCGCGGCGGCGGTGCGGGAGGTGCGCGAGCGCGGACTCGCGTGCGCCTACCTCACCAACACGACGTCCCGGACGTGCGACGAGATCGCCGACGCCCTCCGTTCGGCGGGCATCGAGGCCGACTCCGGCGAGATCGTCACGGCGGCCCGGCTCACCGCGGAGTACGTCCGGTCGACCTACCCCGGGGCGCGGGCCTGGGTCCTCAACAGCGGCGACATCGTGGCCGATCTGTCCGGGATCGAACTGGACGACGAGGACCCCGAGGTGGTGATCCTCGGTGGCGCCGGGCCGGAATTCACGCATGACGCTCTGAGCCGCGTGGTGGAGCTGATGCTCGACGGCGTCCCCGTCGTCGCGATGCACCGGGCCACCACATGGGCCACCCACGACGGGCTGCGCATCGACACGGGCACGTATCTGCCCGGTATGGAAGAGGTCGCGGGAACCAACGTCGTGTCGGTGGGCAAGCCGTCGCTCGCGGCGTTCCTCACCGCCACCGATCTGATGGGCACGGAACCGGACGTGACAGTGATGGTCGGTGACGATCTGACGAATGACGTCCTCGCCGCGCAGCGGGTGGGACTGACCGGCGTTCTGGTGCGGACGGGCAAGTTCCGCCAGTCGGTTCTGGACCTCGCCCCGCAGCGACCGGACCACGTGGTCGACTCCGTCGCGCAGCTGCCGAAGCTCCTCGACGAACTCGCCTGA
- a CDS encoding universal stress protein, producing MSEHAGAPVVVGIDGSRAALDAARWAAGTAVRLDAPLLLAHTYPDEATFYNGTAMMIDAQFIQELREDGNSMLDATTAAVLQDHPGLAVERDVRSGSAASHLIELSRAARIVALGAQGAGAVTDYLLGSTVLRTVNHAHSPVAVVRGAPATASPDTRPIVVGVDGSQVSEKAVEEAFALASAFGVGLDVVHAWSGEKQHGLAHASKYVDWTAYEEGEKAVVSECLAGIRDEYPDVPVNEVTTQGVSADVLLRHATTAQLLVVGSHGRGKVMGALLGSVSQNLVHHAPCPVLVCRARQ from the coding sequence ATGAGCGAACATGCAGGGGCGCCCGTGGTCGTCGGTATCGATGGTTCACGCGCCGCGCTCGACGCGGCGCGCTGGGCCGCGGGCACGGCGGTCCGGCTCGACGCCCCACTCCTGCTCGCCCACACCTACCCGGACGAGGCCACGTTCTACAACGGCACCGCGATGATGATCGACGCCCAGTTCATCCAGGAACTGCGCGAGGACGGCAACTCGATGCTCGACGCCACCACCGCTGCCGTCCTGCAGGACCACCCCGGACTCGCCGTCGAGCGCGACGTCCGATCCGGGTCGGCGGCGTCCCACCTGATCGAGTTGTCGAGGGCGGCGCGGATCGTGGCGCTCGGCGCGCAGGGTGCCGGCGCGGTCACCGACTACCTCCTCGGGTCCACGGTGCTCCGGACGGTCAACCACGCGCACAGTCCCGTCGCGGTCGTCCGGGGAGCGCCCGCGACGGCCTCACCGGACACCCGACCGATCGTCGTCGGCGTGGACGGCAGCCAGGTCAGCGAGAAGGCCGTCGAGGAGGCGTTCGCACTCGCGTCCGCGTTCGGCGTGGGTCTGGACGTGGTGCACGCGTGGAGCGGTGAGAAGCAGCACGGCCTCGCCCATGCGTCGAAGTACGTGGACTGGACCGCCTACGAGGAAGGGGAGAAGGCCGTCGTGTCCGAATGCCTCGCCGGCATCCGGGACGAGTACCCGGACGTGCCGGTGAACGAGGTGACGACACAGGGGGTGTCCGCCGACGTCCTCCTGCGGCACGCGACGACGGCGCAACTGCTGGTGGTCGGAAGCCACGGCCGGGGCAAGGTGATGGGTGCCCTGCTCGGATCCGTCAGCCAGAATCTGGTGCACCACGCTCCCTGCCCCGTCCTCGTCTGCCGGGCTCGGCAGTGA
- a CDS encoding zinc-binding alcohol dehydrogenase family protein: protein MAAWRVVAPGPVAGHPVELGRETVPEPGTGELLVKVLACGVCRTDLHVTEGDLPVHRPRVIPGHEVVGEVAALGDSVSGSFAVGDRVGIAWLRHTCGHCAACLRGAENLCRQSQYTGWDADGGYAEFATVPADYALHLPEGYSDAELAPLLCAGIIGYRALERATVPDGGALGVYGFGGSAHLTAQVASIRGARVHVMTRGAEARALAQRLGATSVQGVRDVPPEPLDSAILFAPVGDLVPVAMEALADGGTLAVAGIHLTDIPALEYQKHLFRERQIRSVTANTRSDSVEFLRIAAEHRLSIDIHPYPLDRADRALRDLAGGKFSGAAVLEP, encoded by the coding sequence ATGGCCGCGTGGCGCGTGGTCGCGCCGGGCCCCGTCGCGGGCCACCCGGTGGAACTCGGACGCGAGACGGTTCCCGAGCCGGGAACGGGCGAACTTCTCGTGAAGGTGCTGGCGTGCGGAGTGTGCCGCACCGACCTGCACGTGACCGAAGGGGACCTGCCCGTGCACCGGCCCCGGGTGATTCCCGGCCACGAGGTGGTGGGGGAGGTTGCCGCACTGGGCGATTCGGTGTCGGGGTCCTTCGCTGTCGGCGACCGGGTGGGAATCGCCTGGCTGCGTCACACCTGCGGACACTGCGCGGCCTGCCTGCGCGGCGCGGAGAACCTGTGCAGGCAGTCGCAGTACACGGGATGGGACGCGGACGGCGGATACGCCGAATTCGCGACGGTCCCGGCCGACTACGCGCTGCACCTGCCGGAGGGCTACTCGGACGCCGAACTCGCACCCCTGCTGTGCGCCGGGATCATCGGCTACCGGGCACTCGAACGTGCCACGGTCCCCGACGGCGGCGCACTGGGCGTCTACGGGTTCGGCGGCAGCGCGCACCTCACCGCCCAGGTCGCGTCGATCCGCGGCGCCCGCGTGCACGTCATGACGCGTGGGGCGGAGGCCCGTGCGCTGGCGCAGCGACTCGGGGCGACGTCCGTGCAGGGTGTGCGCGACGTGCCGCCGGAACCCCTCGACTCCGCGATTCTGTTCGCGCCGGTAGGCGATCTGGTGCCCGTGGCGATGGAGGCGCTCGCCGACGGCGGCACCCTCGCGGTCGCGGGGATCCACCTCACCGACATTCCCGCGCTCGAGTATCAGAAGCATCTGTTCCGGGAACGGCAGATCCGCAGCGTCACCGCCAATACCCGTTCGGATTCCGTCGAATTCCTGCGCATCGCAGCGGAACACCGGCTGAGTATCGACATCCACCCGTACCCACTCGACCGCGCCGACCGGGCCCTGCGCGACCTGGCCGGCGGAAAGTTCAGCGGTGCAGCAGTTCTCGAGCCGTAG
- a CDS encoding helix-turn-helix domain-containing protein has translation MDLRGEDLFTVAGSLAELIGAPITIEDENSTVLAYSSGEQAVDQARIETILGRQVPGKYRQLLADAGVFERLHRDTDVFYVDMRMPNMTPRAVIAVRDAGRSVGSIWAAMTSAPTPEQESILRSAVPVVAEHIAAERERVDVTRRMQVDRVRALINGGEPAFRAADDLRLEGRLTVAAAAPVTIGRSLPSGLLASLGLYLDTLAVDSVAAQLDDVIYVVIAASEKDVRRLAENFLGRARSGAAFVVAVGREVTTASQAHLSRGDADRVLTVLQHARSGGVVGTMRDSLASVLALRVADIFDGLGELTPLAALTRHDEQHGTDLVATARAFLTHGGDVADAAAALHVHPNTLRNRLRRCVDSCDVDLSDADTRLILMLHLKLTGLRAM, from the coding sequence ATGGACCTGCGCGGTGAAGACCTGTTCACGGTGGCGGGGTCGCTGGCCGAGCTGATCGGCGCGCCGATCACGATCGAGGACGAGAACTCGACGGTTCTGGCCTATTCGAGCGGCGAGCAGGCCGTGGACCAAGCCCGCATCGAGACCATTCTGGGACGGCAGGTGCCCGGGAAGTATCGGCAGCTCCTCGCGGACGCCGGCGTCTTCGAGCGCCTGCACCGCGACACCGACGTCTTCTACGTGGACATGCGGATGCCGAACATGACTCCCCGCGCGGTGATCGCGGTGCGGGACGCGGGACGGTCGGTCGGGTCCATCTGGGCGGCGATGACGTCCGCCCCCACCCCGGAACAGGAATCGATCCTGCGGTCCGCGGTGCCTGTCGTCGCAGAGCACATCGCGGCGGAGCGCGAACGGGTGGACGTGACGCGCCGGATGCAGGTGGATCGGGTGCGTGCGCTGATCAACGGCGGCGAGCCCGCCTTCCGCGCCGCCGACGACCTCCGGTTGGAGGGAAGGCTGACCGTCGCGGCGGCCGCCCCGGTCACGATCGGGCGCTCGCTGCCGTCCGGTTTGCTCGCCTCCCTCGGCCTGTACCTCGACACGTTGGCGGTCGATTCGGTCGCCGCCCAGCTCGACGACGTCATCTACGTGGTCATCGCCGCGTCGGAGAAGGACGTCCGGCGCCTCGCCGAGAACTTCCTCGGTCGCGCCCGCAGCGGGGCGGCGTTCGTGGTCGCCGTCGGACGCGAAGTGACGACGGCCAGCCAGGCTCACCTGTCGCGAGGGGACGCCGACCGGGTCCTCACCGTCCTGCAGCACGCCCGGTCCGGCGGTGTCGTCGGGACGATGCGGGACAGTCTCGCGTCCGTGCTGGCGTTGCGTGTCGCGGACATCTTCGACGGCCTGGGCGAGCTCACCCCGCTCGCCGCGCTCACCCGGCACGACGAGCAGCACGGGACCGATCTCGTGGCCACGGCCCGCGCCTTCCTTACCCACGGCGGCGACGTCGCCGATGCGGCGGCCGCGCTGCACGTGCACCCCAACACCCTGAGGAACCGGCTGCGACGCTGCGTCGATTCGTGCGACGTGGACCTCTCCGACGCGGACACCCGGCTCATCCTGATGTTGCACCTGAAGCTGACGGGACTGCGGGCCATGTGA
- a CDS encoding NAD(P)/FAD-dependent oxidoreductase yields the protein MSTVKRPDHVAIVGAGVVGLSTAWFLQERGVRVTVVDRESVASDASWGNAGWLAPALTLPLPEPSVLKYGLRAMLNPSSPVYVPFTTDLRLVRFLVGFARHCTPSRWEDAMKVYAEVNRISLGAYDELADGGVREHTHLADPFLTAFKSDEDRETLVDEFRHVEAAGGEVEYDRVDRDEIHSLEPSLGDGVHSGLRLRNQRFIDPPRFVHSLADAVRARGGDIRSGFDVAAVQDRGRSGVSLVSATGDAVAADAVVIASGARLNALARPFGVRALVQAGRGYSFSVQPEQMPKNPIYFPTQRVACTPLHDRFRVAGMMEFRSPDAPLDPRRVRAIIEAATPMFTGIDWESRQEEWVGSRPCTTDGLPLVGATRSPRVHVAGGHGMWGIALGPLTGRMMADSMTGGEVPGVMRHFDPLR from the coding sequence ATGAGCACAGTGAAGCGCCCTGACCACGTCGCGATCGTCGGAGCAGGCGTCGTCGGATTGTCCACGGCATGGTTCCTCCAGGAGCGCGGCGTGCGCGTCACGGTCGTCGACCGTGAGAGTGTCGCGTCGGACGCGTCCTGGGGCAACGCGGGTTGGCTCGCACCGGCATTGACGCTGCCGCTGCCCGAGCCCTCCGTGTTGAAGTACGGGCTGCGCGCAATGCTGAATCCGTCGTCGCCGGTCTACGTTCCCTTCACGACCGATCTGCGCCTGGTGCGTTTCCTCGTCGGCTTCGCCCGGCACTGCACGCCCTCCCGGTGGGAGGACGCGATGAAGGTGTACGCCGAGGTCAACCGGATCTCCCTGGGCGCCTACGACGAACTCGCGGACGGCGGCGTGCGGGAGCACACGCATCTCGCCGACCCGTTCCTCACCGCGTTCAAGTCGGACGAGGACCGCGAAACGCTCGTCGACGAGTTCCGTCACGTCGAGGCCGCAGGCGGCGAGGTCGAGTACGACCGCGTCGACAGGGACGAGATCCATTCTCTCGAGCCGAGTCTCGGCGACGGCGTGCACTCCGGTCTGAGGCTGCGCAACCAGCGCTTCATCGACCCGCCGCGCTTCGTGCACTCACTCGCCGACGCCGTCCGGGCCCGGGGCGGCGACATCAGGTCCGGTTTCGACGTGGCCGCTGTGCAGGATCGAGGACGGTCGGGGGTCAGCCTGGTCTCGGCCACCGGCGACGCGGTCGCCGCCGATGCCGTCGTCATCGCCAGCGGCGCACGCCTCAATGCTCTCGCCCGCCCGTTCGGTGTCCGCGCCCTGGTACAGGCCGGCCGCGGCTACAGCTTCAGCGTCCAGCCCGAGCAGATGCCGAAGAACCCGATCTACTTCCCCACCCAGCGAGTGGCGTGCACGCCGCTGCACGACCGTTTCCGTGTCGCCGGAATGATGGAATTCCGCAGTCCCGACGCACCTCTCGACCCGCGTCGGGTCCGGGCGATCATCGAGGCCGCGACGCCCATGTTCACCGGCATCGACTGGGAGTCGCGTCAGGAGGAGTGGGTCGGATCCCGGCCCTGCACCACCGACGGACTTCCGCTCGTCGGCGCCACCCGCTCCCCCCGCGTGCACGTGGCGGGCGGTCACGGAATGTGGGGCATCGCCCTGGGCCCGCTCACCGGGCGCATGATGGCCGACTCCATGACCGGCGGCGAGGTTCCCGGCGTCATGCGGCATTTCGACCCGCTGCGCTGA
- a CDS encoding alpha/beta fold hydrolase: protein MTLAEFDTRRKTVGTDRGPVSYFDSGTGRVAFFIHGVGTSGYLWRNVISQLEGDRRCVALDLPLHGHTPAAPDQDFTLGALADVVAATCDALGLLEVDVVANDTGGAVAQIFAARHPDRLSSLTLTNCETHDNVPPKAFLPAVLLARAGLLARIAPPLARNVSRARKLLYGSGYQNVRSLPEEVVASYVEPLLGTHGRALLFQRWIASLHPRDLLAVEPDLAALEVPTLVVWGTGDRFFRTKWAYWLRDLIPGAREVVEIRGGKLFFPDERSRELVVELRRFWAARS, encoded by the coding sequence ATGACTCTCGCGGAGTTCGACACACGCAGGAAGACCGTCGGCACGGACCGTGGTCCGGTCAGCTACTTCGATTCCGGCACCGGCCGTGTGGCGTTCTTCATCCACGGCGTCGGGACCTCCGGCTACCTCTGGCGCAACGTGATCAGTCAGCTCGAGGGAGATAGACGGTGCGTCGCCCTCGACCTTCCGCTGCACGGTCACACCCCCGCCGCGCCCGATCAGGACTTCACGCTGGGCGCACTCGCCGACGTCGTCGCGGCCACGTGCGACGCCCTGGGGCTGCTCGAGGTCGACGTGGTTGCCAACGATACCGGCGGAGCGGTCGCGCAGATCTTCGCGGCCCGGCACCCCGACAGGTTGTCGTCGCTGACGTTGACGAACTGCGAAACCCATGACAACGTGCCGCCGAAGGCGTTCCTTCCCGCCGTGCTGCTCGCGCGGGCGGGACTGCTCGCCCGGATTGCGCCACCACTGGCGAGGAACGTGTCGAGGGCTCGTAAACTGTTGTACGGCAGTGGGTATCAGAACGTGCGATCACTGCCGGAGGAAGTCGTGGCCTCGTACGTCGAGCCGCTCCTCGGCACCCACGGCCGAGCGTTGCTCTTCCAGCGCTGGATCGCGTCCCTCCATCCACGCGACCTACTCGCGGTCGAGCCGGACCTCGCGGCACTCGAGGTCCCCACACTCGTCGTGTGGGGCACCGGAGACAGGTTCTTCCGGACGAAGTGGGCCTACTGGCTGCGCGACCTCATCCCGGGAGCACGGGAAGTCGTGGAGATCCGGGGTGGCAAGTTGTTCTTCCCCGACGAACGTTCGCGCGAACTGGTCGTCGAGTTGCGCAGATTCTGGGCAGCTCGTTCCTGA
- the hutH gene encoding histidine ammonia-lyase, with translation MGAEESVVVGTGAVSAEEVIRVARRGAPVRISRDAMSAMAETRKRIEAQAEDPKPVYGISTGFGALATRHIPFALRTQLQRSLVRSHAAGNGPEVEREVVRALMLLRLSTLATGRTGARPEVAQVYASLLSAGITPVVHEYGSLGCSGDLAPLAHVALAVIGEGTVRDADGALVPAATALSAAGIEPVVLEEKEGLALINGTDGMLGMLLLACEDLHGLLRLADVTAAMSVEALLGTDRVFAPDLQALRPHPGQAHAAANMVRLLAGSEIVESHANPSCTVVQDAYSLRCAPQVAGAARDTLAHAERVASWELASAIDNPVVTLDGRVESNGNFHGAPVGYVLDFLAIVVADVASMSERRTDRFLDVARNHGLPPFLADDPGVDSGHMIAQYTQAAIVSELKRLAAPASVDSIPSSAMQEDHVSMGWSAARKLRRAIDGLTRVLAIEALTAARALDLRAPLAPSPATGAVRDTIREHVAGPGTDRHLAPEIEAAVTLASSGALVASAESVVGKLD, from the coding sequence GTGGGAGCCGAAGAGTCTGTCGTGGTCGGGACCGGAGCGGTCTCCGCCGAAGAAGTGATCCGAGTGGCGCGTCGAGGCGCCCCGGTGCGGATCTCACGGGACGCGATGTCGGCCATGGCGGAAACCCGGAAGCGCATCGAGGCGCAGGCCGAGGACCCGAAGCCCGTGTACGGGATCTCGACGGGTTTCGGGGCCCTCGCCACCCGGCACATACCTTTTGCGCTCCGGACGCAGCTGCAGCGCAGCCTGGTCCGCTCGCATGCCGCCGGAAACGGCCCCGAGGTGGAACGCGAGGTGGTGCGGGCGCTGATGCTGCTGCGGCTGTCGACCCTGGCCACCGGCAGGACCGGCGCGCGGCCGGAAGTCGCGCAGGTGTACGCGTCGCTCCTGTCGGCCGGCATCACACCCGTGGTCCACGAATACGGGAGCCTCGGATGCTCGGGCGATCTGGCGCCGCTGGCCCATGTCGCGCTCGCGGTGATCGGTGAGGGCACGGTGCGGGATGCGGACGGAGCACTCGTGCCCGCGGCGACGGCACTGTCCGCTGCCGGCATCGAACCCGTCGTGCTCGAGGAGAAGGAGGGTCTCGCCCTTATCAACGGCACCGACGGCATGCTCGGCATGCTGCTGCTGGCGTGCGAGGACCTGCACGGGCTCCTCCGACTGGCCGACGTCACGGCGGCGATGAGCGTGGAGGCGCTGCTGGGCACCGACCGGGTGTTCGCCCCGGACCTGCAGGCGCTCCGGCCGCACCCCGGACAGGCCCACGCCGCCGCGAACATGGTCCGGTTGCTCGCCGGCTCGGAGATCGTCGAGAGTCACGCCAATCCGTCCTGCACCGTGGTGCAGGACGCCTACTCGTTGCGGTGCGCCCCGCAGGTCGCCGGGGCGGCGCGGGACACGCTCGCGCACGCCGAGCGGGTGGCGTCGTGGGAACTGGCGAGCGCGATCGACAACCCGGTGGTGACGCTGGACGGGCGGGTGGAGTCGAACGGCAATTTCCACGGGGCGCCGGTCGGGTACGTGCTGGACTTCCTGGCGATCGTCGTCGCGGATGTGGCGAGCATGAGCGAGCGCCGCACCGACCGCTTCCTCGACGTGGCCCGCAATCACGGGCTGCCCCCGTTCCTGGCCGACGACCCCGGGGTGGACAGCGGCCACATGATCGCGCAGTACACCCAGGCGGCGATCGTCTCGGAGCTGAAGCGGCTGGCGGCGCCGGCGAGTGTGGACTCGATTCCGTCGTCGGCGATGCAGGAGGACCACGTGTCGATGGGGTGGTCGGCGGCCCGGAAGCTGCGCCGGGCCATCGACGGACTGACCCGGGTGCTCGCCATCGAGGCGTTGACAGCGGCTCGCGCGCTCGACCTGCGTGCCCCGCTCGCACCGTCACCGGCGACGGGTGCGGTGCGGGACACGATCCGTGAGCACGTCGCCGGACCGGGGACCGACCGTCACCTCGCGCCGGAGATCGAGGCCGCAGTCACCCTCGCCTCGTCCGGCGCGCTGGTCGCGAGCGCGGAGTCGGTGGTGGGAAAGCTGGACTGA
- a CDS encoding SRPBCC family protein, producing MANTLEASIDIDATPQDVWAVVSDLKRMGEWSPQCRTMRVLGGVVEEGTKTVNINRKGFLVWPTTSKVVKFQPNKAIAFRILENRTIWSYELEPTAGGTKVTERREAPTGTSKVSQFLVKTVLGGNEDFEVDLVNGMNTTLARIKSAAERT from the coding sequence ATGGCAAACACCCTCGAAGCAAGCATCGACATCGACGCGACCCCGCAAGACGTGTGGGCCGTCGTGTCGGATCTGAAGCGGATGGGCGAATGGAGCCCCCAGTGCCGCACGATGCGCGTCCTCGGTGGCGTCGTCGAAGAGGGCACCAAAACCGTCAACATCAACCGCAAAGGCTTCCTCGTGTGGCCGACCACGTCGAAGGTCGTGAAGTTCCAGCCGAACAAGGCCATCGCGTTCCGGATCCTCGAGAACCGCACCATCTGGTCGTACGAACTCGAGCCGACAGCGGGCGGAACCAAGGTCACCGAGCGCCGCGAAGCCCCGACCGGGACGTCGAAGGTGTCTCAGTTCCTGGTCAAGACCGTCCTCGGCGGCAACGAGGACTTCGAGGTCGACCTCGTGAACGGCATGAACACCACCCTCGCCCGCATCAAGTCGGCAGCCGAGCGCACGTAG
- a CDS encoding tetratricopeptide repeat protein: MVRMDTPDAVMARIAQGQELAVAGDREGARRIFEEVWDALAGPGADTPDPLHVVTLAHYMADVQTDPVEELRWDLRALHAADSLTDDRARQHHSSLRVAGFYPSLHLNVAAAHHALGQTSEARQHLDRATQSCEHLTDNGYGRMIRGAVERLRAELDAEAVGPQGQSEHRAQHR; this comes from the coding sequence GTGGTCCGCATGGACACACCGGACGCCGTCATGGCGAGGATCGCGCAGGGGCAGGAACTGGCAGTAGCGGGTGACCGGGAGGGCGCCCGGCGCATCTTCGAGGAGGTGTGGGACGCCCTCGCCGGTCCCGGCGCCGACACACCGGACCCGTTGCACGTCGTCACGCTGGCCCACTACATGGCGGACGTCCAGACCGACCCCGTCGAGGAGCTGCGCTGGGATCTGCGAGCCCTCCACGCCGCCGACTCGCTGACCGACGACCGAGCTCGGCAGCACCACTCCTCGCTGCGGGTCGCGGGGTTCTACCCGTCGCTGCACCTCAACGTCGCGGCCGCTCATCACGCGCTCGGCCAGACGTCCGAGGCACGCCAGCATCTCGATCGGGCCACACAGAGCTGCGAACACCTCACCGACAACGGATACGGCCGGATGATCCGCGGGGCCGTCGAGCGACTCCGCGCAGAACTCGACGCCGAGGCTGTCGGACCGCAGGGGCAGAGTGAGCACCGTGCTCAGCATCGGTGA
- a CDS encoding MerR family DNA-binding transcriptional regulator gives MSTVLSIGELARASGLSVSALRFYDKAGVLTPHAVDPRTGYRWYADRHVDAAVLVAAMRRVGVPVKDMAAVLSGTDAHGLLDRHLGRLEKGLDDARRELTKIHRLLDARATRECTVVLRTTDLLTAFGSVRFAADPHSDFPVLRGCLLETDHDVLRLVTTDRYRLAVGTATLLEPLDEPISAVVPCTFLDDAAGLLRRHDTVTVVVGADSITLRCGGEQLGTRLVDGAFPDHRSLSPLDRGIEYTFSSADLRALLADAGDRVDLGVLESGEIVVGRQGTEQPVLFQVQVNAGFLLEAVDALPGEQLTFQVGEPITPLAIRPRSIHTSDPASAYSLLMPLQPVALT, from the coding sequence GTGAGCACCGTGCTCAGCATCGGTGAACTCGCCCGGGCGTCCGGTCTGTCGGTCAGCGCGCTGCGGTTCTACGACAAGGCGGGCGTGCTCACCCCGCACGCGGTCGACCCGCGGACGGGCTACCGCTGGTACGCCGACCGGCACGTGGACGCCGCGGTCCTCGTCGCCGCCATGCGCCGGGTGGGTGTGCCGGTGAAGGACATGGCGGCCGTGCTGAGCGGGACGGACGCCCACGGACTCCTCGACCGGCATCTCGGCCGGCTCGAGAAGGGGCTCGACGACGCCCGGCGCGAACTGACGAAAATTCACCGCCTGCTCGACGCGCGAGCGACCCGGGAGTGCACGGTCGTCCTCCGCACCACCGACCTCCTCACCGCGTTCGGCTCGGTGCGGTTCGCCGCCGACCCGCACTCGGACTTCCCGGTGTTGCGCGGCTGCCTTCTCGAAACGGACCACGACGTGCTGCGGCTCGTCACCACCGACCGCTACCGGCTGGCGGTGGGAACGGCGACCCTCCTCGAACCGCTGGACGAGCCGATCTCCGCCGTCGTCCCGTGCACGTTCCTGGACGACGCGGCCGGGCTGCTGCGTCGCCACGACACGGTGACCGTCGTCGTCGGCGCCGACAGCATCACCCTCCGCTGCGGCGGCGAACAGCTCGGCACCCGTCTCGTCGACGGTGCGTTTCCCGACCATCGCAGTCTGTCGCCCCTCGACCGCGGAATCGAGTACACCTTCTCCTCGGCGGACCTGCGCGCACTTCTCGCCGACGCCGGCGACCGGGTGGATCTCGGTGTTCTCGAGTCGGGCGAGATCGTCGTCGGCAGGCAGGGAACGGAGCAGCCCGTGCTCTTCCAGGTGCAGGTGAATGCCGGTTTTCTCCTCGAAGCCGTCGACGCGCTGCCGGGTGAGCAGTTGACGTTCCAGGTGGGTGAACCCATCACGCCCCTCGCCATCCGGCCACGATCGATTCACACATCGGACCCCGCGAGTGCGTACTCTCTCCTGATGCCGTTGCAGCCGGTAGCGCTCACGTAA